The Fulvivirga ligni genome window below encodes:
- a CDS encoding baeRF7 domain-containing protein, with the protein MDIFKKSEFLKLADIHEPHCVSIYIPTERSGGEEARYKNKTRLKNQLKEAAQQLQGFGLNKSEIETYLKPANDLIDSDNSFWSKQSDSLALFLYKDKMEYYSLPTIVEEYTYISNQLYLQPLANLLHGSGRHFIMLLSLNNVSFFEATENTLIVVETEGLIPESMVEAVGTQVEESNLQFRSGHGEQGEALYHGHGVGSETEKKEEISKYFNAVNKGLMEMLHDESAPLVVACVDYLFPIYQKNNSYKGLQAQHISGNHEHTDILKIKELAWDIVKEQFNAEYEQAGKRYNEYLSHGKAAYGPEEVIPAALNGQAESLFIKKGEHIWGTYQQDTNKIAIDAMHKVGNTDLLNKAAVETVKHGGSVYVVDEEDMVEEGSAVSAVFRYTMQ; encoded by the coding sequence ATGGATATATTTAAGAAATCTGAATTTTTAAAACTTGCTGATATTCACGAGCCACACTGTGTGTCTATATACATTCCCACAGAACGAAGTGGGGGAGAAGAAGCAAGATATAAGAACAAAACCCGTCTTAAGAATCAACTAAAGGAGGCTGCTCAGCAATTACAGGGTTTTGGCCTTAACAAGTCAGAAATAGAAACCTATTTAAAGCCAGCTAATGATTTAATAGATTCAGATAATAGCTTCTGGTCTAAGCAATCAGATAGTCTGGCATTGTTTCTTTATAAGGACAAGATGGAGTACTATTCTCTACCCACAATTGTAGAAGAGTATACCTACATTTCTAACCAACTTTATTTACAACCACTAGCTAATTTATTACACGGATCTGGCAGACATTTTATTATGTTGCTCAGCCTGAATAACGTTAGCTTCTTTGAAGCCACTGAAAACACTCTCATTGTTGTTGAAACTGAAGGACTTATCCCGGAATCAATGGTTGAGGCTGTAGGCACACAAGTAGAAGAGAGCAATCTTCAATTCAGATCTGGTCATGGGGAGCAAGGTGAAGCATTATATCACGGTCATGGAGTTGGTAGTGAAACAGAGAAGAAGGAGGAAATTTCTAAATACTTCAATGCTGTTAATAAAGGCTTAATGGAAATGCTGCATGATGAAAGTGCTCCGTTAGTAGTGGCTTGTGTAGATTATCTATTTCCTATCTATCAGAAAAACAATTCTTATAAAGGTCTTCAGGCACAACATATATCTGGTAATCATGAACATACGGATATATTGAAAATTAAGGAGCTGGCCTGGGATATCGTTAAAGAACAGTTTAACGCAGAATATGAACAAGCGGGTAAGCGATATAATGAATATCTATCTCATGGAAAGGCTGCTTATGGTCCTGAAGAGGTAATCCCAGCGGCACTAAATGGTCAGGCAGAATCTCTTTTCATCAAAAAAGGAGAGCATATCTGGGGTACCTACCAGCAAGACACTAACAAAATTGCTATTGATGCCATGCATAAAGTAGGCAATACTGATCTACTCAATAAAGCTGCTGTTGAAACTGTGAAGCACGGCGGATCGGTGTATGTGGTGGATGAAGAAGATATGGTGGAAGAAGGATCGGCAGTAAGTGCGGTATTTAGATATACAATGCAATAA
- a CDS encoding DNA topoisomerase IB, protein MKRKSNCPHGIHYISDDCQGFTRKKRGKGFEYFDCDGDKITNTSAIERIEELVIPPMWKDVWICQEENGHLQVTGYDEKGRKQYIYHTKWTEYQQKNKFSRLKEFGEKLPLIRKKIEEDINKKGWPKEKILALIVMMLDEYYIRIGNKRYEHENKTYGLTTLRRKHITEKDGHLVIGFKAKSGKQREIDITDKKLIKLIKKTSELPGYEIFKYLDGEKKSHRLDSHDVNEYLVDITGEYFTAKDFRTWGGTVLAIENIDEARKEIEENPRKKLETALVKKVSSVLGNTVAVCREYYIHPKVMDVLMKNSVGHYTKKSLNGLKYKSELSKAEQLALKII, encoded by the coding sequence ATGAAAAGGAAGAGCAACTGTCCTCACGGCATTCATTATATATCAGATGATTGCCAGGGCTTTACAAGGAAAAAGCGGGGCAAGGGGTTTGAGTATTTTGATTGCGATGGGGATAAAATAACCAATACATCGGCTATTGAAAGAATAGAAGAGCTAGTTATACCTCCTATGTGGAAAGATGTATGGATCTGCCAGGAAGAGAATGGCCACCTGCAGGTTACCGGCTATGATGAGAAAGGTAGAAAGCAATACATCTATCACACTAAATGGACCGAATATCAGCAGAAGAACAAATTCAGCAGATTAAAGGAGTTTGGAGAAAAATTACCTCTGATCAGAAAGAAGATAGAAGAGGATATCAATAAAAAAGGCTGGCCTAAAGAGAAAATTCTTGCGCTCATAGTGATGATGCTGGATGAATACTACATCAGAATCGGGAACAAAAGATATGAGCATGAGAATAAAACCTACGGCCTTACCACACTAAGAAGAAAGCATATCACAGAGAAGGATGGCCATCTGGTTATTGGTTTTAAAGCTAAAAGTGGCAAGCAGCGTGAAATTGATATCACAGATAAGAAATTGATAAAACTAATCAAAAAGACTTCAGAACTGCCTGGCTATGAAATATTTAAATATCTAGATGGCGAAAAGAAATCGCACAGGCTAGATTCTCATGATGTGAACGAGTACCTGGTAGATATTACCGGAGAATACTTTACCGCAAAAGATTTTAGAACCTGGGGTGGTACCGTTCTGGCCATTGAAAATATTGATGAGGCCAGGAAAGAAATTGAAGAGAATCCTCGTAAAAAGCTTGAAACAGCTTTGGTAAAGAAGGTCTCGTCAGTTTTGGGTAATACAGTGGCAGTATGCCGTGAATACTACATTCATCCCAAAGTAATGGATGTATTGATGAAAAATAGCGTAGGACATTATACAAAAAAGAGCCTTAATGGTTTAAAATATAAAAGTGAATTATCAAAAGCAGAACAGCTGGCTTTGAAAATCATATAG
- a CDS encoding pyridoxamine 5'-phosphate oxidase family protein produces MMINGVDKLRETIASIEVAMLTTKDENGELLSRPMYTLSVGHDGDIWFFTSKNSPKMDEIEENNLVNISYSDTHSHTYASISGTAKCVDDDSLKRRLWNDIHEAWFPKGIDDPDLCLLRVNMKSAEVWDQETATMVTVIAKQVAE; encoded by the coding sequence ATGATGATCAACGGAGTAGATAAGCTGAGAGAGACTATTGCCTCCATTGAAGTGGCCATGTTAACCACTAAAGATGAGAATGGTGAGCTCTTAAGCCGCCCAATGTATACACTTTCGGTAGGGCATGACGGAGATATTTGGTTTTTCACATCCAAAAACTCCCCTAAAATGGATGAGATTGAAGAGAATAATCTGGTAAATATCAGTTATTCTGATACTCATTCTCACACCTACGCTTCCATTAGTGGTACGGCCAAATGTGTGGATGACGACAGCCTAAAAAGGAGATTATGGAATGACATTCATGAAGCATGGTTTCCTAAAGGAATTGATGATCCGGATTTATGCTTGCTGAGAGTAAATATGAAATCAGCCGAGGTATGGGATCAGGAAACCGCAACTATGGTTACCGTAATTGCTAAACAAGTAGCAGAATAA
- a CDS encoding dihydrolipoyl dehydrogenase family protein, whose protein sequence is MKKYDVIVIGSGPAGASIADKCKEMGKNVAVADHEFGGTCGLKGCTPKKVLAVTSEILRYACHLNGKGIKQVNVDLEWSSLMHFKRSFTELIPMNTKQGLLKKGIDILEGTASFVDEHTLEVNGEKYQADKIAIATGAKPMELPIEGFEHLISSDELLELDEVPKRVVFVGGGYIAFEFAQILRKAGSNVSLLEAADRPLSGFDYFLAGRLVELFQMEKIDIRTGFKVEKVIKKGKHYLVRGEHAGVMEEVECDLVVHGGGRMPNVASLNLEAANVEHSKKGITVNKHMKSVSNDHVFAAGDVADTGYPFTLVADYEGRVVASNVCSDDKSRTSYDGVPFVLFTSPKLASVGMQEQEIMDKGLKYETHQGDTSHGLISRSLQENLSGYKLFIGEKGNILGAHLLGPKADEVINGFAMAMQHNLSVHDLKKTFLSYPSAFAEIRKMI, encoded by the coding sequence ATGAAGAAGTACGATGTGATAGTGATAGGCAGTGGACCGGCAGGAGCAAGCATTGCTGATAAGTGTAAGGAAATGGGTAAGAATGTGGCTGTGGCAGACCATGAGTTTGGTGGCACCTGCGGCTTGAAAGGTTGTACTCCTAAAAAGGTGCTGGCAGTGACATCAGAAATACTACGCTACGCCTGCCATCTGAATGGCAAAGGGATCAAACAAGTAAATGTAGACTTGGAATGGTCTTCTCTCATGCATTTTAAGAGGTCCTTCACCGAACTTATTCCCATGAATACAAAGCAGGGATTGCTAAAAAAGGGCATTGACATTTTGGAAGGAACAGCCAGCTTCGTAGATGAGCATACGCTGGAGGTGAATGGAGAAAAATATCAGGCAGATAAAATAGCTATTGCTACAGGAGCTAAGCCCATGGAATTGCCCATAGAAGGCTTTGAACATTTAATAAGTAGCGATGAATTATTGGAGTTAGATGAAGTCCCTAAAAGAGTGGTCTTCGTGGGCGGAGGCTATATAGCATTTGAATTTGCACAAATATTAAGAAAAGCAGGCAGTAATGTGAGCCTGCTGGAAGCAGCTGATAGACCATTGTCAGGCTTTGATTATTTCCTGGCCGGAAGGCTAGTAGAGTTATTCCAAATGGAAAAGATCGATATCAGGACTGGCTTTAAGGTAGAGAAAGTAATAAAGAAGGGTAAACATTATCTGGTGCGCGGCGAGCATGCAGGAGTAATGGAAGAGGTAGAATGTGATTTAGTAGTGCATGGTGGTGGTAGAATGCCAAATGTGGCCAGTTTAAATCTGGAGGCCGCAAATGTGGAGCATTCTAAGAAAGGAATTACAGTAAATAAACACATGAAAAGTGTGTCTAATGATCATGTTTTTGCAGCAGGAGACGTGGCAGACACCGGTTATCCATTCACACTTGTGGCTGATTATGAAGGAAGGGTAGTGGCTAGCAACGTCTGTTCAGATGATAAATCGCGGACTTCTTATGATGGTGTTCCATTTGTGCTTTTTACTTCTCCAAAATTGGCCTCTGTAGGTATGCAGGAGCAGGAGATTATGGACAAAGGCTTAAAGTATGAAACGCATCAGGGAGATACCAGTCATGGTCTTATCTCACGTAGCCTTCAGGAAAATCTAAGTGGATACAAGTTATTTATAGGTGAAAAAGGAAATATTCTGGGTGCGCACCTTCTAGGCCCAAAGGCGGATGAGGTAATCAATGGCTTTGCCATGGCCATGCAACATAATCTCTCCGTACATGATCTGAAAAAGACCTTTTTAAGTTATCCCAGTGCCTTTGCAGAAATTAGAAAAATGATTTAG
- a CDS encoding type 1 glutamine amidotransferase domain-containing protein, giving the protein MDILKDRKVAILVADGFEEVEFTEPKKALERAGATVHVISPNEDKVKAWDSTDWGNSYDVDKALDAALPSDYNSLLLPGGVLNPDQLRANDKAVEFVKHFFEAGKPIAAICHGPWTLIETGALEGRQVTSYKSIKTDLINAGAEWKNEEVVTDQGLVTSRNPDDIPAFCKKMIEEFCEGVHEGQKTI; this is encoded by the coding sequence ATGGACATTTTAAAAGATAGAAAAGTTGCCATTTTGGTAGCCGACGGATTTGAAGAAGTTGAATTTACAGAGCCAAAAAAAGCATTAGAAAGAGCGGGAGCTACTGTACATGTTATCTCACCTAACGAAGATAAAGTAAAAGCATGGGACAGCACAGATTGGGGTAATTCCTATGACGTGGATAAGGCATTAGATGCAGCATTACCAAGTGATTATAATTCACTACTACTACCAGGAGGAGTGCTAAATCCTGATCAACTGAGAGCTAATGATAAAGCCGTTGAGTTTGTGAAGCATTTCTTTGAAGCGGGAAAACCAATCGCTGCCATCTGTCACGGACCATGGACGCTGATAGAAACGGGAGCTTTAGAAGGAAGACAAGTAACGTCATATAAATCTATTAAAACCGATTTAATTAATGCAGGTGCTGAGTGGAAGAACGAGGAAGTTGTTACCGATCAGGGACTAGTAACTAGTCGTAATCCTGACGATATACCTGCATTTTGCAAGAAGATGATTGAAGAGTTTTGCGAAGGAGTACACGAAGGGCAGAAGACCATTTAA
- a CDS encoding DUF2254 domain-containing protein: MKKLRRVLYKVSLEITNSIAFYPTLIAVGFLLFSFLVMSVEYESFILDFKEDIRILLVHGVDNARLILGTAVGSIISLMVFSFSMVMVVLNRASSTLSPRVIPGLITNKAHQVVLGVYLGTIIYSLILTINIQSPDAKYRIPALGILFSMIFVISCLGLFVYFIHSISRSIQVDNILDSIYRQTEEQMELAEVEDETKELPDTENWYTLYTKRAGYLKQMKEDSLLKICKKHDIKVEVMEQSGFFMVKGFPFLKISKEINEELEEDIRSCFIFYAEEHVTDHYLFGFKQISEIAVKALSPGINDPGTAIKAIDLLSILYIRKMRLKEREYLGDSDGNPVIMVQSVTLEELLYFNLTPIREYGKMDATVMLNILESLKNLAYADREHLVHQEVLEKYVKSMVESCRKHIHNDLDVESLNKMIDKINNLLSDGYHVQHIDG; the protein is encoded by the coding sequence ATGAAAAAACTAAGACGTGTTCTTTACAAGGTTTCTTTAGAAATAACCAACAGTATTGCTTTCTATCCTACACTAATCGCAGTAGGTTTTCTGCTGTTCTCTTTTCTGGTAATGTCAGTGGAGTATGAGTCTTTCATACTGGACTTTAAGGAGGATATCCGTATTCTTTTAGTGCATGGAGTGGATAATGCCCGTTTGATATTGGGCACCGCTGTCGGCAGTATTATTTCATTAATGGTGTTCAGCTTTTCCATGGTAATGGTAGTGCTGAATAGAGCTTCTTCCACCTTGTCACCGCGGGTAATCCCTGGATTAATCACCAATAAGGCGCATCAGGTAGTGCTTGGTGTGTACTTAGGTACCATCATTTACAGTTTAATTCTCACCATAAACATCCAGTCCCCAGATGCGAAATATAGAATACCGGCTTTGGGTATTTTATTCTCTATGATCTTCGTAATCAGTTGCTTAGGGCTTTTTGTGTATTTCATTCACTCTATTTCCCGGTCTATACAAGTAGACAATATCTTAGATAGCATTTACCGCCAAACGGAAGAACAAATGGAGTTGGCGGAGGTGGAAGATGAAACTAAAGAGCTTCCCGATACTGAAAACTGGTATACGCTCTATACCAAGCGGGCGGGCTATCTGAAGCAAATGAAGGAGGATTCGCTTTTGAAAATATGCAAGAAGCATGATATCAAAGTGGAAGTAATGGAGCAGAGTGGCTTCTTCATGGTAAAAGGCTTTCCTTTCCTTAAAATAAGCAAAGAGATTAATGAAGAGCTGGAAGAGGATATTCGTAGCTGCTTCATTTTTTATGCTGAGGAGCATGTTACTGATCACTATTTGTTTGGCTTTAAACAAATTTCTGAAATTGCGGTGAAGGCTTTATCTCCTGGAATCAACGATCCTGGAACAGCCATTAAGGCCATTGATTTATTGTCCATTCTCTACATAAGAAAAATGCGCCTGAAGGAGCGTGAATATCTTGGCGATTCTGATGGCAACCCCGTAATAATGGTGCAATCTGTTACCCTTGAAGAGCTCCTTTATTTCAACCTTACACCCATAAGAGAATATGGAAAAATGGATGCTACGGTTATGCTAAACATACTCGAAAGCCTTAAAAATCTGGCTTACGCAGACCGCGAGCACCTGGTGCATCAAGAGGTGTTAGAGAAATATGTGAAGAGTATGGTGGAGTCTTGTAGAAAGCACATACACAACGACTTAGATGTAGAATCTCTGAATAAAATGATTGATAAAATCAACAACCTTTTATCAGATGGATACCACGTTCAGCACATTGATGGGTAA
- a CDS encoding Ohr family peroxiredoxin: MKALYTAEVTAQGGRGGHVKSQDGVLNMELAKPESMGGEGKEGTNPEQLFAAAWGPCFLGALGTVAKKQNVDLGDTKIIVKVSFNEEDNGYALSAALNVIDESVEDDVLNELVQKTQQVCPYSKATAGNIDVTVTANKIEVEV, from the coding sequence ATGAAAGCGTTATATACAGCGGAAGTAACCGCACAAGGTGGCCGAGGAGGTCATGTAAAATCACAAGATGGTGTACTTAACATGGAGCTGGCTAAGCCGGAATCTATGGGAGGTGAAGGTAAAGAAGGTACTAACCCGGAGCAGCTTTTTGCTGCAGCGTGGGGGCCTTGTTTTCTGGGAGCACTAGGTACAGTGGCAAAAAAGCAAAACGTTGATCTAGGAGATACCAAAATCATTGTTAAAGTATCTTTCAATGAGGAAGATAATGGATACGCTTTATCTGCAGCTCTTAATGTTATAGATGAGAGCGTAGAGGACGATGTGCTAAATGAGCTTGTACAGAAAACACAGCAAGTATGTCCATATTCTAAGGCAACTGCTGGAAACATTGATGTTACGGTTACAGCCAACAAAATTGAAGTTGAAGTATGA